Proteins encoded within one genomic window of Actinoplanes octamycinicus:
- a CDS encoding RICIN domain-containing protein: MSGKFCARVLALLLALGVPLLPMESASATPPFQRVHVGFNNKCLDADVNTIWTNGTKVQLWDCNGSPQQLWWREGNTIHVGYNGKCLDADFNNIWNNGTKVQLWDCNGSQQQQWISVNGALHVGFNNKCLDADFNAIWSNGTKVQLWDCNGSQQQQWNFRPVNL; the protein is encoded by the coding sequence ATGTCCGGAAAATTCTGTGCCCGCGTCCTGGCGCTGCTGCTCGCCCTGGGCGTACCACTATTACCGATGGAATCGGCGAGTGCCACACCACCGTTCCAGCGGGTGCACGTCGGCTTCAACAACAAGTGTCTGGACGCTGACGTCAACACGATCTGGACCAACGGCACCAAGGTGCAATTGTGGGACTGCAACGGCTCACCGCAGCAACTGTGGTGGCGGGAGGGCAACACCATCCACGTCGGCTACAACGGCAAGTGTCTGGACGCCGATTTCAACAACATCTGGAACAACGGTACGAAGGTCCAGTTGTGGGACTGCAACGGCTCCCAGCAACAGCAGTGGATCTCGGTGAACGGCGCCCTGCACGTCGGCTTCAACAACAAGTGCCTGGACGCGGACTTCAACGCCATCTGGTCCAACGGCACGAAGGTCCAACTGTGGGACTGCAACGGCTCCCAGCAGCAACAGTGGAACTTCCGGCCGGTGAACCTCTGA
- a CDS encoding uridylate kinase, with translation MEPGSRAKLLDRLAAAVGSVTVAHPVRVAVDGPPAAGKTTLADELAVLLRARGHHVLRATIDDFLYPRARRYARGEFSAEGCYFDTHDFHTLNRVLLDPLGPGGDRRIQQGVYDHATDTVLSPPVTTAPEDAVLLFDGVFLMRPELLDRWDLRVFVSTTLEKTIDRAVIRESGTLRADVERRWRERYLPSQQLYFATARPADHADIIVHNDDPQRPVGESRTA, from the coding sequence ATGGAGCCCGGTTCCCGCGCGAAGCTGCTGGACCGCCTGGCTGCGGCGGTCGGGTCGGTGACCGTCGCGCACCCGGTCCGGGTCGCCGTCGACGGGCCGCCGGCCGCCGGCAAGACCACGCTCGCCGACGAGCTGGCCGTCCTGCTGCGCGCCCGGGGCCACCACGTCCTGCGCGCCACGATCGACGACTTCCTGTACCCGCGGGCCCGGCGCTACGCCCGCGGCGAGTTCTCGGCCGAGGGCTGCTACTTCGACACCCACGACTTCCATACGCTCAACCGGGTCCTGCTGGATCCGCTCGGCCCGGGCGGCGACCGGCGCATCCAGCAGGGGGTCTATGACCACGCCACCGACACCGTGCTGTCCCCGCCGGTCACGACCGCCCCGGAGGACGCCGTGCTGCTCTTCGACGGCGTCTTCCTGATGCGCCCGGAGCTGCTCGACCGATGGGATCTGCGCGTCTTCGTGTCGACCACACTCGAGAAGACCATCGACCGTGCGGTGATCCGGGAGAGCGGGACCTTGCGGGCCGACGTCGAGCGACGCTGGCGGGAGCGTTACCTCCCCTCCCAGCAGCTCTATTTCGCCACCGCCCGCCCGGCCGACCACGCCGACATCATCGTGCACAACGACGATCCTCAACGGCCGGTCGGGGAGAGCCGAACGGCCTGA
- a CDS encoding SAM-dependent methyltransferase, whose translation MQIDQNLVTVRPVAHVVGGRDDVVDDAWDGVSAVIRLDAAQFGEDALYGLDQFSHLEVVFHFDRVPVEKVETGARHPRGNTDWPLVGIFAQRGKNRPNRIGVSRCRLHRVDGLDLHVSGLDAVAGTPVLDIKPYLAEFGPRGDVRQPEWSTEIMRSYY comes from the coding sequence ATGCAGATCGACCAGAACCTGGTGACGGTACGGCCGGTGGCGCACGTGGTCGGCGGCCGGGACGACGTCGTCGACGACGCGTGGGACGGCGTCAGTGCCGTGATCCGGCTGGACGCCGCGCAGTTCGGCGAGGACGCCCTCTATGGCCTGGACCAGTTCTCCCACCTCGAGGTGGTGTTCCACTTCGACCGGGTGCCGGTGGAGAAGGTGGAGACCGGCGCCCGCCACCCGCGGGGCAACACCGATTGGCCGCTGGTCGGCATCTTCGCGCAGCGCGGCAAGAACCGGCCGAACCGGATCGGCGTCTCCCGCTGCCGTCTGCACCGGGTGGACGGGCTCGACCTGCACGTCAGCGGGCTGGACGCGGTCGCCGGCACGCCGGTGCTGGACATCAAGCCGTACCTGGCCGAGTTCGGGCCGCGCGGTGACGTCCGTCAGCCCGAGTGGTCGACGGAGATCATGCGCAGTTATTACTGA